atgacttggaccaattAAAAATTACCACATGGCAATTTACTTAACAATTAACAGTCAGGTACCTACAAAAGTTCCagaattataacttaggtattattatagctaaaaattaaacttaggtatttatttacaaccgaaagctaaacttaaatatttataccacaaattactctataaaaaaaaagataaaataaaatattatatttttaaatgatatgaaattttaaagatagagtaatttgcggcataaatacctaagtttaactcccagttgcaaataaacacttaagtttaatttttggcagtaataatacctaagttatatttttggaactctgtaggtacctagctgttaaaatattatgttattatctacgtgtcattttcttattggtatattttaattaattttttaaaaaaaataaaaatttaatgttagaCCAATTAAGAATTGTCACgtggcaatttacttaacaATTAACAGTCACGTACTTACAAAAGTTCCAGAATTATAACTTatgtattattaccgccaaaaattaaacttaagtatttatttacaactgggagttaaacttaagtatttatgccggaAATTACTCTTTAAAGATACTCTTATAAGTTAGTAGAGTAAGCAACCCTGCCCCTGTCCTGCCCACCTACTACAATGGAGTGGGCAGCAGTGACAACtctatttacttagtaaaaaatattcttattattcATTGTTTAAAGGAACATCACCTCAGAGCCTCACACTCTATATTACTATTTTTCTCAAATGGTCTGAAACACAaccaaactaattagtacaACAGGACAAGTAATGAAACTTCCATAAATAAAGTAaaccaaattaaaaactaaagacTAAAGAGCAAAGactgttaaatttaacaatgattattttcaattttttattttgaattcacACATAGCAATAGCACTTTACTCTCTGGCTTAGCCACCTGCACACGTAAACTTACCCGTGACCACACGACGCACCACACCAAACTCAAAACCcaaaaaccaaaccaaaccaaaacccaTGTTGGAATTCCCACAATCATCATATCATAACAACAACTCTTTTTTATGGTCCAGTCAAAatatctctttctttctttctttccccCTTAAaaccctcttcttctttttttaagccttacaatataaataaacaaaagaaaaaacagATTGTGACCACTTAAGAGTCCCTCTCAAATCTCAACCCCAAGACACACACTGAAGAAGACAGAAGGACACAAAGCAAAGCAAAGCAAAGTTACCAAACCCTTTTCCTTTTTCATAGACTCACTGCCCCAAaatcaaaagaagaagaaaaaaagctGACCCCACTTGAGAGAAATACAATACAAGACAATATTTCTGAGACTTGTCTCTAAAAACTCAGGTCATTGAGACAAAATGACAAACAGTTATAATAAATTCATTAAGGTGAAAGTGTAACCAAAGTTAAAACCACTTTTCTTCTACACTACTCCATGTATTACATTACCCACCATTTCTTTTTATACATTACAACTAGTACaaaccaaaaacaaaacaaaacaaaaaaaggtTCACAACCCATGAAATTAgaacatcataataataatagtaaaaatacattaacatatattatatattactttaTTTTAGTTGGGTTTTTGTGTTTAGATGGAAGAAGTGGATTTTCTAACGATGTAACGATAAGCAGCCACTTTTTTTCTCCGGGAAGTAGTGTTGTCAACAGAGAGAACTAATTTGCCTGGTTCTTTAGATGTGAATGAATTGTGTATTGCTTCTTCAGATGGGTTGACTTTCCTTGACTTTTCCACTGCAATGGTGTAACTTTCTTCATTACATGGCACAAATTCTGCACTGTACTCCAAATCCCATCCTCCCACAACTATGTCCCATGTGATTGTTGCACCAGCCTATTAATATCaatacaaaaaaagaaaaaaaccccATTGTTAAAAATCATATCTTTCTTCATATCTAACAATCAATCTATGATTAATGGAGTCACCCATGTTAATTTTAAATGCCCAATTCAGAATACTTGGTTTCAAATGTACTAGATTCATAATCTTTACACTTTGTTAAGAATCATgggttaaatctaacaatcaaTCATCATGATTTAACCCATGTTAATTTTACaaaccaaattcaagaaatcatGTTAAAAATCAATTGATAATTAGTAGAGTGAGCAAATTTGGTGTATTAGTGTAAAATCAAACCTCAATGCCTTCAATCTGAATGTTGACTTTTTCTCCACCTTTGACGGTGAACTCAGAAGCTGGTTTTGGAGGACCATTTTGAAAATCGCTGGGTCGACTCAGTCCACCGTACTGAACAGGAACATCTTCAGGCCTAATGAACCTGATCACCATACAACAACAAACACAAAAATTAGATTATTAAAGTGTAAAGAAATGTGGTCCAAAACGACGTCGGAATGTGAAGAACAAGAATAAAAAAAGACTGACAAaacagctaaagaggttgtatAGTTGTTGATTGGTACTGTACTTGCAATATACATATTTACACAAAAGTTTTGAACTTGATAAGAACTAAACATACACAAACGGAAATTTCGACATAAAATGGAAAACCCACTTGGAAATCTTCAACTTTTTATACAAAAAATGCCCAAACAGAAAAAACCCACCTAAGATTCTCAATCAATTTATTAAAGCAAAGCTATTTTAGGCTTACTTACTTGTAAAGTGTTTCGGCTACATTTCCTTCCTTACAAATCACGAACTTGCTCTTAGTTCTTTGAGTTAAAAAAGGACTGAAAACTGAGTATAACATACTGAAGTACCATGGAACATTAATGAAAATCtaaaaccaaaaacaaaaaaaaaagttagtaaagtgaagaaaagatgagaaaataaggtaaattttttttaatttaaatttacctTACGAGCAACCATTTCAGGATAATTATCTTGAAAGAGAGAAAGGATCTGATTTGAGGCAACTCTAAGCTCTCTTTTAGGCATATCTTTAAGATCAGTAACTTGAATAAGAGAGTTAACTCCATTAGGTTTGAAATGGAGAAGATTAATACCTCTTTCAAGAACTTGAACTCTCCatttgagaaattttttgagtttttcttCATCCCCAAATATTCTTTCGTACATATCTTTATCTCTAAAAACTCCATAAGCATTGTAACAAACAGGGTGTCCTTCTCTATCGAAGCCTTGCATATAAGCCACAACACCTTCAAGTTCTTTAAACCCCAAATCCTCATCCAAAACGACGTCGGTTCCGAACTCTTTTCTCCAAGCTAAACACTTTTCCAACATGGTGAGTGAATCGGCTACTCTGAAATCTCTTGCTCGGAGAAACTTTAGGAGTATGACGTCAGCTCTTTCGTCACCTCCTAAAAGAGGAATGTTCCACATTGACGCTTCTCTGGCTTCGGAACAAGTCATTAGCTTGTCTTTCAGCTCTTGAAGAGCTTTTTTTTCTGATGATTTGAGGTTTGAAACGACGTATGAGTCTTCTTTAAACGACGGTGAACGGagttgttttagtgttgttacGAAGCTTTTCTTGTATGGTTTCTTCGTCGCCGGTGATGAGTCCGCCGGCGGTGGTGTTTTTTGCATGGAAACTGGTGATGAAGCTTCCATGGGTATCTCTGTTTGTTTTCTGGGAAAATGAAGGAAATGGGTTGGTTTAAaatgagatttttttaaaagggTTTTTGGtgaatgaagaaaaagaagaagatgaagaagaagatcgAAGGTCTCTTAGCTCTGGTTTTTCTCAGATAAAAACGAAAGAGTGGaacagagagagaaaaagaacgAGTAAAGACAGTCTTttaacaaacaaacaaataaataaataataaaaattcaaaaataaataaataaatatattttttaaaataaaataaaataaataaaaagtgaggAAAAAAAAGACAGAGGAGTTTTTCACGGAGCCGGGATTTttgtttgaaattttaaaaagtgcCATGGCCTGTACACGCGCTCTGTTTTAGCGAGTGAGAGATAGTTTTTTGTTTGAGCCGAGCCGAGCCGAGCTGACCTATAATTTAAAGTAATTTGTAATATGTACTTAAACGAAAATTTTATACACCTTCCAAAAATTTATAAAGAgatgttaatttatataaaatttatatttttaattgtgttaaatttttttaatattttttttaattgatatttttacaaaatatacttatcaatccaaaataaattatattttaaatattataacaaaaaaattaaaataaaaaattatatgaaattttatttaaaaaaaaaaaaatctatacatAATCTAAAAagcaatatgaaaataaaattaaaataaatattaaaattaacattaaataatatgagaaaaaaattaaaataaaatactaaaataatttttaaaaattatttaaatttactcTTTTAATGATAAGGTGTATCTACCGTGCAAATAGAACTtctcatttttaaatttaatttaaattacaaataagtagggttgtacaaaaaaatttgtaaaccacccaaaccgaataacccgcccaaaccgaaccgaaaaaaccgataaaaattacaaaccgaaataacccgaaaaaattacaaaccgcccaatctgttaattgggcgggttgaaaataagtccaacccgaccaacccgaccaacccgaccaacccgatttcgcacctttaattttttttttttttaactttttagtttttattatatataacataaatgattaaatatataattatataaagttatatacttaattattagttttaaaatcatatatatagtgttgtactttggtggaatatgattttttttaatttatctttttaatttttattgattttgacttaaaaaaaaaaaaaaaaagtttggccggtttggacgggttaacctgaccaaaccgcccaaaccgttggtcggtttatggatttttttttttttttacattgggcgggttgcacttaaattttagcaacccgaactttagattgggttagaaaatatataggataaaccgcccaaaccgaccgatgtacagcccTACAAATAAGTACATacgttttattttaaattactgataaatatataaatttttttatttgcgGTAAAACCCCCTTAAGTGGCCATGTTTTTACAACTAacccccaattctaaaattttggtggtaaaacctccTAAACTCGTGTTCTGTTAACACTTAGGCATTTCCATCCATTTTTGGCTGTTAACTGCCATGGtggaatgtccacgtgtacacagtgtacacgtggcacaattttattggtccacgtaaaataaatatttaaaaaaaataaaaaattaattatttcaaaaataaaaaaaaaaaaactcattttctttaaaaattaaaaaattaaaaattaaaaaaaaaacaaattttaaaaaataaaaattaaaaaaaaaactctaataACCCTATCCCATTCCCACGCcctcctcctccttcttcttcttcttctctgctAAGACAAACATACCCAGAATATTAATGTTTGGCAAGTGAGAAAGATCGGCCAGAGAAAATTCATCCCCACCCAAGAAACGAATCTCCCCGAGTCTCTTATCGTAAACTTGTAGAACCTTACCCAACTTATCTTCGTTCTCTTTAATGGCATAAGGGTTTTGTTTGATCTTCATCAAAGGGGCGAACGCAAGCTGAAACCTCTTCGGAAATTTCATTCTCTTCTTTCAACAAATTCACAAACTCCTTAAACGCGATCTCTCTTAGATTCTCCGGGTCCTTTGAGACCAACAAAACCCCATTATTCCAACCCTTTTCCTTACTGCCTCTTTTACGAGAAACCCTTAAATCGTTACCCAATTCGGCATCGTTAAACGCCAGATTGGGCAGTAAAACCGACGAAGAATCCAACTGGGTCGTAGTGTTCTTCCTATCCTCAGATATAATATTAAGCAAATGAAGAACTGCCCAGTTGTTATTAACACTTCCAGGACCGGTTTTGGATTCGAATTTGTTGTAAAGCCCGGAAAAAGTGAGGGCCTGGGAAGACTTACCTTGATTAGCGAGTCGGCGCTTGATGGACTCAGCAATGGCAGCCGAGTCGGGAGCAATGGAGGACCTCAATCGAGCGGAGAGTATTCGAACGGCGTAACGGAGATATTTCTGGAAAGTTGGGCTAACGCAAGTATTGATCGAAGAGTGAAAGGCTCTCATCTTGAAAAGCTGGAACTTGGCTGAAAGGTTGTAACGtagaaaaggaaaaggaaaggTGGAGCTCATTGTTCTTAATATTCTTGGTAGT
This region of Cannabis sativa cultivar Pink pepper isolate KNU-18-1 chromosome 7, ASM2916894v1, whole genome shotgun sequence genomic DNA includes:
- the LOC115697692 gene encoding patellin-6, whose product is MEASSPVSMQKTPPPADSSPATKKPYKKSFVTTLKQLRSPSFKEDSYVVSNLKSSEKKALQELKDKLMTCSEAREASMWNIPLLGGDERADVILLKFLRARDFRVADSLTMLEKCLAWRKEFGTDVVLDEDLGFKELEGVVAYMQGFDREGHPVCYNAYGVFRDKDMYERIFGDEEKLKKFLKWRVQVLERGINLLHFKPNGVNSLIQVTDLKDMPKRELRVASNQILSLFQDNYPEMVARKIFINVPWYFSMLYSVFSPFLTQRTKSKFVICKEGNVAETLYKFIRPEDVPVQYGGLSRPSDFQNGPPKPASEFTVKGGEKVNIQIEGIEAGATITWDIVVGGWDLEYSAEFVPCNEESYTIAVEKSRKVNPSEEAIHNSFTSKEPGKLVLSVDNTTSRRKKVAAYRYIVRKSTSSI